From the genome of Gracilinanus agilis isolate LMUSP501 chromosome 2, AgileGrace, whole genome shotgun sequence, one region includes:
- the LOC123233707 gene encoding prostaglandin G/H synthase 1-like: MADTVSIEKYMQSKYKNTKYTVEEEQKKPYVNPCCYYPCQHKGICIQTEQDQYQCDCTRTGYYGPNCTIPLLWTRIWEGLSPSPSFTHFLLTHARWIWKLINATFLRDVLMRNILTSRTNLIPSPPTYNSVHGYISWESYANLSFYSRVLPPVPEDCPTPMGVKGKKELPDPEVLVTSFLLRKEFVPDPQGSNLMFAFFAQHFIHQFFKTSGKMGSAFTSALSHGVDLNQVYGDNPQRQYQLRLFKDGKLKFQMLDGEMYPPSVAETQAFMNYPSSVPKSHQMAVGNEELGKFPGLMMYATIWLREHNRVCDILRAEHPSWKDEQLFQTARLILIGDSLKIL; the protein is encoded by the exons TGAACCCCTGCTGCTACTACCCATGTCAACACAAAGGTATCTGTATACAAACTGAACAAGACCAATACCAGTGTGACTGTACCAGAACTGGGTACTATGGGCCAAACTGCACCATCC CATTGCTATGGACAAGGATCTGGGAAGGCCTGAGTCCTAGCCCTTCCTTCACCCACTTCCTCCTGACCCATGCTCGCTGGATCTGGAAGTTGATCAATGCTACCTTCCTCCGAGATGTTCTCATGAGGAATATTCTTACAA GTCGAACAAACCTGATTCCCAGCCCACCCACCTACAACTCGGTCCACGGCTACATTAGCTGGGAGTCCTATGCCAATTTGAGCTTCTATTCTCGAGTCCTACCCCCTGTACCTGAAGACTGTCCTACCCCCATGGGGGTCAAAG GGAAGAAAGAGCTGCCAGATCCAGAGGTGCTGGTCACAAGCTTCCTGCTCCGGAAAGAGTTTGTGCCAGACCCTCAGGGGAGCAATCTTATGTTTGCCTTCTTTGCCCAACACTTCATCCATCAGTTCTTCAAGACGTCTGGAAAGATGGGTTCTGCTTTCACCAGTGCTCTGAGTCATGGG GTAGACCTCAACCAAGTTTATGGAGACAACCCACAGCGCCAGTACCAGCTACGCCTTTTCAAAGATGGGAAGCTCAAGTTTCAG ATGTTGGATGGGGAGATGTATCCACCTTCAGTGGCTGAGACTCAGGCATTCATGAATTACCCATCAAGTGTGCCTAAAAGTCACCAGATGGCTGTGGGCAACGAGGAGTTAGGAAAGTTCCCAGGCCTCATGATGTATGCTACAATCTGGCTTCGGGAGCACAACCGTGTCTGTGACATCTTGAGAGCTGAGCATCCCTCCTGGAAAGATGAGCAGCTCTTTCAGACGGCCCGACTCATCCTCATAGGTGA ttctttgaaaatcttatag